The following are from one region of the Populus trichocarpa isolate Nisqually-1 chromosome 8, P.trichocarpa_v4.1, whole genome shotgun sequence genome:
- the LOC7479849 gene encoding uncharacterized protein LOC7479849: MEDYSGPLNWPCFYQDEGIEDLRHYLLYTTELETAIVSAKEEITRREFEIFHLKDLISKAIEERNEAQIQCQELVSDKLALQQQLLQKQPENQLQQEMQHLKQESASLTRTYSSEDESKASDSNNHSSSPDSSKVTVPSQFTDLIPQETLQSSLPEVILKLAADKPLPVKGKLLQAVKEAGPLLQTLLLAGPLPQWQHPPPQLDSIEIPPVTISSPTARLIHQDSFNSFSSCLSKKRDLELCEGPDSSSPANKYQKVVPH; encoded by the exons atggaagatTACTCTGGTCCTCTGAACTGGCCATGCTTCTACCAAGATGAG GGGATCGAAGACTTGAGGCATTATCTCTTGTACACTACAGAACTAGAAACAGCAATTGTATCAGCGAAGGAGGAGATCACAAGAAGAGAATTTGAGATATTCCATCTCAAAGATCTTATAAGCAAGGCAATTGAGGAAAGGAATGAGGCCCAGATACAATGCCAGGAACTGGTTTCTGACAAACTAGCCCTCCAACAACAACTGCTACAAAAACAGCCGGAAAATCAGCTGCAGCAAGAAATGCAGCATTTGAAGCAAGAATCCGCTTCACTCACAAGAACTTACAGCAGTGAAGATGAATCCAAGGCTAGCGACTCCAACAATCACAGCAGCTCTCCTGATTCAAGCAAAGTCACTGTTCCCTCGCAGTTTACTGATCTAATTCCCCAGGAAACACTGCAATCATCTCTCCCAGAAGTGATCCTCAAGTTAGCAGCTGACAAGCCACTGCCAGTGAAAGGGAAACTCTTGCAGGCAGTGAAGGAAGCCGGTCCACTTCTGCAGACCCTTCTCCTGGCTGGACCACTCCCTCAATGGCAGCACCCGCCTCCCCAATTAGACTCCATTGAGATCCCACCAGTAACCATTTCTTCACCAACAGCTCGGCTAATACACCAAGACTCTTTCAACAGTTTCAGTTCTTGTTTGAGCAAGAAGAGGGATCTTGAGCTCTGTGAAGGTCCCgattcttcttcccctgccaACAAGTACCAGAAAGTTGTCCCCCATTGA